The following coding sequences are from one Paenibacillus stellifer window:
- a CDS encoding MMPL family transporter, whose amino-acid sequence MKGYRQWVAGRTGKWVTLLVWIIIVGALSAMWPAVNSQVDNNAANLPDSAASVQASAVAEREFPSDDGVPALLVWHREGGMSDEDLAHIGALYNNLAKQPPAYVATVPPLGQLPPQALKAELSQDGSTLVTPLLYDKSADSDKLGDSVSELKEMIRKETGTDVSSAKLDSGELTLRVSGPVGISIDATGLFKDADVSLLIATVVLVLIFLLLIYRSPLLAIIPLVAVGFAYGVTGPLLGKLAQEGVITIDSQAVSIMTVLLFGAGTDYCLFLISRFRQLLHEERSVSRALTRALGSSSGAIAMSGFTVVLALLALLLAKYGAYHRFAIPFSLSIFVMGLASLTLVPALLAIFGRASFFPFIPRTGDMEKERAAAKGKPAPSQKPSRKGKIGRLVVSRPWTVVISSVLVLGILASFSGGIKFTYDLLSSFPKDMESREGFDLIGSQFSPGELAPVTLMVDTQGKVAPEDLKSVLSSLSYVDSVADPKSGAKNANIKSFEILFKANPYSQEAMDHIPALRATVEQALDESELANPEASIWIGGQTATQYDNREVGNRDQDLIIPVVIGLIALLLLLYLRSITAMLYLVGTVILSFFSALGLGWLILHYLLGADAIQGAIPLYSFVFLVALGEDYNIFMISNIWKKSRKMPLKQAISEGVSETGSVITSAGLILAGTFAVLATLPIQVLVQFGVITALGVLLDTFAVRPFLVPAITTLFGKRAFWPGRPKAVPEAGAESAD is encoded by the coding sequence ATGAAAGGTTATAGACAATGGGTGGCCGGACGTACCGGGAAATGGGTAACGCTATTGGTCTGGATCATCATCGTCGGCGCATTAAGCGCGATGTGGCCGGCAGTCAATTCGCAGGTAGACAACAATGCCGCCAATTTGCCGGACAGCGCGGCTTCTGTGCAGGCTTCGGCCGTGGCCGAGCGGGAATTCCCGTCGGATGACGGCGTTCCGGCTCTGCTGGTGTGGCACCGTGAGGGCGGTATGAGTGATGAGGACCTGGCTCATATCGGAGCGCTGTATAACAACCTGGCGAAGCAGCCGCCTGCCTATGTCGCCACCGTTCCGCCGCTCGGCCAGCTGCCTCCGCAGGCGCTGAAGGCGGAGCTCTCGCAGGACGGGAGCACGCTGGTTACGCCTCTCCTGTATGACAAGAGCGCGGATAGCGACAAGCTGGGGGACAGCGTATCCGAGCTGAAGGAAATGATCCGGAAGGAGACAGGAACAGACGTCAGCTCGGCGAAGCTGGATAGCGGTGAGCTGACGCTCCGGGTGTCCGGACCCGTCGGCATCTCCATTGACGCCACCGGATTATTCAAGGATGCCGACGTTTCACTGCTGATTGCGACAGTCGTGCTTGTGCTGATCTTCCTGCTTCTGATTTATCGCTCGCCGCTGCTGGCGATTATTCCGCTTGTTGCCGTGGGCTTCGCTTACGGCGTGACCGGTCCGCTGCTCGGCAAGCTGGCGCAGGAGGGCGTGATCACGATTGATTCGCAGGCGGTATCCATTATGACCGTGCTGCTGTTCGGTGCCGGAACGGATTACTGCCTGTTCCTGATCTCCCGCTTCCGTCAACTGCTGCATGAAGAACGGAGCGTCAGCCGTGCGCTGACCCGTGCGCTCGGAAGCTCCTCCGGCGCGATCGCGATGAGCGGCTTCACGGTAGTGCTCGCACTGCTTGCGCTCCTGCTTGCGAAGTACGGAGCCTACCACCGGTTCGCGATTCCGTTCAGCTTATCCATCTTCGTCATGGGCCTGGCGAGCCTGACGCTCGTTCCGGCGCTGCTGGCGATCTTCGGCCGCGCCTCCTTCTTTCCCTTCATTCCGCGCACCGGCGATATGGAGAAGGAACGGGCAGCGGCCAAGGGCAAGCCGGCTCCAAGCCAGAAGCCTTCGCGCAAAGGAAAGATCGGCCGACTCGTCGTATCCCGTCCGTGGACTGTTGTTATCAGTTCTGTGCTCGTGCTCGGCATTCTGGCTTCGTTCTCCGGCGGCATCAAGTTCACTTATGACCTGCTGTCCTCCTTCCCGAAAGACATGGAGTCCAGAGAAGGCTTTGACCTGATCGGCAGCCAATTCTCGCCCGGCGAGCTTGCGCCGGTCACCCTGATGGTCGACACGCAGGGCAAAGTTGCGCCGGAGGATTTGAAGTCGGTGCTGTCCTCGCTGTCCTATGTGGATTCGGTTGCCGATCCGAAATCCGGCGCGAAGAACGCGAATATTAAGTCTTTTGAGATTCTGTTCAAGGCCAATCCTTATTCGCAGGAGGCCATGGATCATATCCCGGCACTGCGGGCGACGGTGGAGCAGGCGCTTGATGAATCGGAGCTGGCGAATCCCGAGGCAAGCATCTGGATCGGCGGCCAGACCGCAACACAGTACGATAACCGGGAAGTCGGCAACCGGGATCAGGATTTGATCATTCCGGTCGTTATCGGTCTGATTGCGCTGCTTCTGCTGCTGTATCTGCGCTCAATCACGGCGATGCTGTATCTGGTGGGTACTGTTATTCTGTCCTTCTTCTCGGCTCTAGGACTGGGCTGGCTGATTCTTCATTACCTGCTCGGGGCCGATGCCATCCAGGGAGCCATCCCGCTGTATTCATTCGTCTTCCTGGTGGCGCTTGGCGAGGACTATAACATCTTTATGATCTCGAATATTTGGAAAAAGAGCCGGAAGATGCCGCTGAAGCAGGCCATCTCCGAAGGCGTCAGCGAGACCGGATCGGTCATCACCTCGGCCGGCCTGATTCTGGCCGGAACCTTCGCCGTGCTGGCGACGCTGCCGATCCAGGTGCTGGTGCAGTTCGGCGTCATCACCGCGCTCGGCGTCCTGCTGGACACCTTTGCGGTGCGGCCGTTCCTGGTGCCCGCGATCACGACGCTGTTCGGGAAGCGGGCCTTCTGGCCGGGACGCCCGAAGGCCGTCCCGGAGGCCGGGGCGGAGAGCGCGGACTGA
- a CDS encoding ABC transporter ATP-binding protein: MIKLFRQLKPYWLPITAILLLVFLQSMGDLYLPTLMSDIVDKGIVQGDRSYIWQIGGFMLLVAGGGAICSIVASFLSARVSVGFGQRIRSRVFNHVENFTLTEFDKLGTASLITRTTNDITQVQTVLTMMLRMMVGAPMMMIGGLIMAVSEDAKLSLIFVVVVPVLVLAIASVGMRGLPLFKAIQVKLDKLNLVLREHLVGIRVIRSFNRTEHENRRFTAANRDLTDTAIKVNKIMALLMPMMMFVMNFSMIAILYFGGIRIGNGNLQVGSLMAFIQYAMQIMFSLVMVSMMFVLIPRASASAIRINEVLDMVPEITDPEVKVSGLNESETDLTEAVESDQPLRGYVEFKEVSFSYPGAEQPAISDITFSARPGEVTAIIGGTGSGKSTMLSLIPRFYDVVGGQVLVDGVDVREMTQEELRAKIGYVPQKAVLFTGTVTENIKYGKEDATDEEVRHAAEVAQALDFVSKMKDGFDSEIAQGGGNVSGGQKQRLSIARALVRKPEIYLFDDSFSALDFKTDAKLRAALKGETTESTVLIVAQRVSTVMDADRIIVLDEGRIAGIGNHRELLANSEVYREIVSSQLSEEEIA; encoded by the coding sequence ATGATTAAACTATTCAGACAGTTAAAGCCATACTGGCTGCCGATTACCGCGATTCTTCTGCTGGTGTTCCTCCAGTCGATGGGCGATTTGTACCTGCCTACACTGATGTCGGACATCGTGGATAAGGGCATTGTTCAGGGAGACCGGTCATACATTTGGCAGATCGGCGGATTCATGCTGCTTGTTGCGGGCGGCGGCGCGATCTGCTCGATCGTTGCGAGCTTCCTGTCAGCGCGGGTATCCGTAGGTTTCGGACAGCGGATCCGGTCCCGTGTGTTCAACCATGTAGAGAATTTTACGCTGACCGAGTTCGACAAGCTCGGAACGGCCTCCCTGATTACCCGGACGACGAATGATATCACGCAGGTTCAGACCGTCCTCACGATGATGCTGCGGATGATGGTCGGCGCTCCGATGATGATGATCGGCGGTCTGATTATGGCGGTGTCCGAGGATGCGAAGCTGTCCCTTATTTTCGTAGTGGTGGTCCCGGTGCTCGTGCTGGCCATCGCTTCTGTAGGCATGAGAGGGCTGCCGCTGTTCAAGGCTATTCAGGTCAAGCTGGATAAACTCAACCTTGTGCTCCGCGAGCATCTGGTCGGCATCCGCGTCATTCGCTCCTTCAACCGCACGGAGCATGAGAACAGACGCTTTACCGCGGCCAACCGCGATTTGACGGATACCGCAATCAAGGTTAACAAGATCATGGCGCTGCTGATGCCGATGATGATGTTCGTGATGAACTTTTCCATGATCGCTATCCTGTATTTCGGCGGCATACGCATTGGCAATGGGAACCTGCAGGTCGGCTCGCTGATGGCGTTCATTCAATACGCGATGCAGATCATGTTCTCGCTCGTTATGGTCTCCATGATGTTCGTATTGATTCCGCGGGCATCCGCATCTGCGATCCGGATCAATGAAGTGCTTGATATGGTTCCGGAAATTACCGATCCCGAGGTTAAAGTGTCGGGGCTGAACGAATCGGAGACAGACCTCACCGAGGCAGTGGAATCCGATCAGCCGCTTCGGGGCTATGTGGAATTCAAGGAAGTCTCCTTCTCCTATCCGGGAGCGGAGCAGCCGGCGATTTCGGACATCACGTTCAGCGCGCGCCCCGGCGAAGTCACGGCCATTATCGGCGGTACGGGCTCCGGCAAATCGACGATGCTCAGCCTGATTCCCCGGTTCTACGATGTCGTAGGGGGCCAGGTGCTGGTGGACGGCGTGGATGTCCGTGAAATGACGCAGGAAGAGCTTCGGGCGAAAATCGGCTATGTGCCGCAGAAGGCCGTCCTGTTCACGGGTACTGTCACTGAAAATATCAAGTACGGCAAGGAAGACGCAACCGACGAGGAAGTCCGTCATGCAGCCGAGGTAGCGCAGGCGCTCGATTTCGTCTCCAAGATGAAGGACGGCTTCGATTCGGAGATTGCCCAGGGCGGAGGCAATGTGTCCGGCGGGCAGAAGCAGCGCCTGTCGATTGCGCGGGCTCTTGTGCGGAAACCGGAAATCTATCTGTTCGACGACAGCTTCTCGGCGCTTGACTTCAAGACCGACGCGAAGCTGCGCGCCGCTCTGAAGGGAGAGACAACCGAGTCGACAGTTCTGATTGTCGCCCAGCGGGTCAGCACCGTCATGGACGCCGACCGGATCATCGTGCTGGATGAAGGCCGGATCGCCGGAATCGGCAATCACCGCGAATTGCTTGCAAATAGCGAGGTATACCGCGAGATCGTATCCTCGCAGCTGTCAGAGGAGGAGATCGCATGA
- a CDS encoding ABC transporter ATP-binding protein → MSENNQEFKRPQQPPRRGFGPGGGGPPGMSMPAEKAKDFKGTLRRLIRYLRPKQIQLLIVLATAILSTVFSIFSPKVMGKATTKLFEGAVAMMKGVPGASIDWGYINEILLILGGLYLFSALFSYIQQYVMASVAQSVVYTMREEINSKLERLPLKYFDSRTHGEILSRATNDVDNISTTLQQSLTQLITSIVTIIGVVIMMLTISPWLTLITIITLPLSFVVIMAITKRSQSYFVGQQKSLGQLNGHVEEMYTGHRIVKAFGQERKSLQEFDRINAELYNSGWRAQFMSGIIMPLMMFIGNLGYVLVCVVGGIFVTKKMIDVGDIQAFIQYSRQFTMPITQTANIANIIQSTIASAERVFELLDEEEEVPETAVSLPASEDKGAVEFRHVKFGYKENAPLIEDMNIQVSPGQTIAIVGPTGAGKTTLINLLMRFYELNGGQILIDGVDITDMKRSDLRRRFGMVLQDTWLFNGTIRDNIAYGREGASEADVVRAAKAAYADHFIRTLPQGYDTILNEEASNISQGQKQLLTIARAILADPSILILDEATSSVDTRTEVQIQKAMNTLMQGRTSFVIAHRLSTIRDADLILVMNHGTVIEQGTHEELLGQGGFYADLYNSQFSEGDLPDVS, encoded by the coding sequence ATGAGCGAGAACAATCAGGAATTCAAACGCCCCCAGCAGCCGCCGCGCAGAGGTTTCGGACCTGGAGGAGGAGGCCCTCCCGGCATGAGCATGCCGGCTGAGAAGGCCAAGGATTTCAAAGGAACGCTGCGCCGGCTGATCCGCTACCTGCGTCCGAAGCAGATCCAGCTTCTGATCGTGCTGGCTACCGCCATTCTCAGTACGGTGTTCAGCATTTTCAGCCCGAAGGTCATGGGCAAGGCGACAACGAAGCTGTTCGAAGGCGCCGTCGCCATGATGAAGGGTGTCCCGGGAGCTTCCATCGATTGGGGTTATATCAACGAGATTCTGCTGATTCTGGGAGGACTGTATCTGTTCAGCGCCCTGTTCAGCTATATTCAGCAATATGTGATGGCCAGTGTGGCCCAGAGCGTCGTATACACGATGCGCGAGGAGATCAACAGCAAGCTGGAACGGCTGCCGCTCAAATATTTTGACTCCCGGACCCACGGGGAAATTCTCAGCCGGGCCACCAACGACGTGGACAATATCAGCACCACGCTGCAGCAGAGCTTGACCCAGCTGATTACCTCTATCGTCACGATCATCGGCGTGGTCATCATGATGCTGACGATCAGCCCATGGCTTACACTGATTACCATCATTACGCTGCCGCTCAGCTTTGTGGTTATTATGGCCATTACGAAGCGGTCGCAATCGTATTTCGTCGGCCAGCAGAAATCGCTGGGCCAGCTTAACGGCCATGTCGAGGAAATGTATACGGGCCACCGGATCGTCAAGGCGTTCGGTCAGGAGCGCAAATCGCTTCAAGAGTTCGACCGGATTAACGCCGAACTGTATAATTCCGGCTGGCGCGCGCAGTTCATGTCCGGCATTATCATGCCGCTCATGATGTTCATCGGCAACCTGGGCTATGTATTGGTCTGTGTGGTCGGCGGCATATTCGTCACCAAGAAAATGATCGATGTGGGCGATATTCAAGCCTTCATTCAGTATTCCCGCCAGTTCACGATGCCGATCACCCAAACGGCCAACATCGCCAACATCATTCAATCGACAATCGCTTCCGCGGAGCGGGTGTTCGAACTGCTCGACGAGGAAGAGGAAGTGCCGGAAACGGCAGTTTCGTTGCCAGCCTCCGAGGATAAGGGCGCCGTGGAATTCCGCCACGTGAAGTTCGGATACAAGGAGAATGCGCCTCTGATCGAGGATATGAACATTCAAGTCAGCCCCGGACAGACGATCGCGATTGTCGGACCGACCGGCGCAGGCAAAACGACGCTGATCAACCTTCTGATGCGCTTCTACGAGCTGAACGGTGGACAGATTCTGATCGACGGCGTCGATATCACCGACATGAAGCGGAGCGACCTTCGCCGCCGCTTCGGCATGGTGCTTCAGGATACATGGCTCTTTAACGGCACGATTCGCGACAACATCGCCTACGGGCGCGAGGGTGCTTCGGAAGCCGATGTCGTCCGGGCTGCCAAGGCCGCGTATGCGGATCATTTTATCCGCACGCTGCCGCAAGGGTACGATACGATTTTGAATGAAGAAGCCTCCAATATTTCGCAGGGCCAGAAGCAGCTGCTGACGATCGCCCGGGCAATCCTGGCGGACCCGTCGATCCTGATTCTGGACGAAGCGACTAGCAGCGTCGATACGCGGACAGAGGTTCAGATCCAGAAGGCGATGAACACCCTGATGCAGGGACGGACCAGCTTCGTCATCGCCCACCGTCTGTCCACAATCCGCGACGCCGATCTGATTCTGGTGATGAACCACGGAACGGTGATCGAGCAGGGTACGCATGAGGAGCTTCTGGGACAAGGGGGCTTCTACGCCGACCTGTACAACAGCCAGTTCTCCGAGGGCGATCTGCCCGATGTCAGTTAA
- a CDS encoding MarR family winged helix-turn-helix transcriptional regulator translates to MTGHKLFAALHQFHKADWKQRLDGNKPSEMTLMISLAHHVDHSENVQGLKVSELSRFLGLTPPTVTQLINSLEAKGMVRREPDPSDRRVVRVALTERGIRVTDKARKHRDYVLGKLVEFLGEEDSDRLADLLIKVKEFISQNPPPRLEDLPMNGDDEDD, encoded by the coding sequence GTGACGGGGCATAAGCTTTTTGCCGCTCTGCATCAGTTTCATAAAGCGGATTGGAAGCAGAGGTTGGATGGCAACAAGCCAAGCGAAATGACGCTGATGATTTCCCTGGCTCATCATGTCGATCACAGCGAGAATGTACAGGGACTCAAGGTATCCGAGCTCAGCCGTTTTCTGGGTCTCACGCCTCCTACGGTAACTCAATTGATTAACAGTCTTGAAGCCAAAGGAATGGTGCGGCGCGAACCGGATCCTTCGGACCGGCGGGTCGTACGCGTAGCTCTGACCGAACGGGGCATAAGGGTTACGGACAAAGCCAGAAAGCACAGAGATTATGTGCTGGGCAAGCTGGTCGAATTCCTGGGAGAGGAAGACAGCGACCGGCTGGCCGATCTGCTGATAAAGGTTAAGGAATTTATCAGTCAGAATCCGCCGCCCCGGCTTGAAGACTTACCGATGAACGGAGATGACGAAGATGATTAA
- a CDS encoding 3-ketoacyl-ACP reductase, with translation MELRGKTAVITGAGKGIGKALALALAKEGANLGLISRTAADLEALKAAIAQEYDVKVSVAVADISIREAAEQAVAALQSELGTFDVLVNNAGVATFGTVAEMDPEVWKRHIDINLFGTYYVTHAALPSMIERKSGNIINISSTAGERGFATGSAYCASKFALMGFTEALAQEVRKSNIRVVALTPSTVNTPLAENAGLPIGDEDRMMQPEDVAELALAALKLPDRVFVKTAGIWTTNPQ, from the coding sequence ATGGAACTTCGAGGAAAAACGGCTGTCATTACAGGTGCCGGCAAAGGTATCGGCAAGGCTCTGGCGTTGGCGCTGGCCAAGGAGGGCGCTAATCTGGGATTGATCTCGCGGACGGCTGCGGATCTGGAGGCGCTGAAAGCCGCCATTGCCCAGGAATATGATGTGAAGGTCAGCGTAGCAGTGGCAGACATTTCGATCCGGGAAGCAGCCGAGCAGGCAGTAGCCGCGCTTCAAAGCGAGCTGGGTACGTTCGACGTGTTAGTCAACAATGCCGGCGTGGCGACCTTCGGCACCGTTGCAGAGATGGACCCCGAGGTATGGAAGCGGCATATCGATATCAATCTGTTCGGAACCTATTATGTTACCCATGCCGCGCTGCCCTCGATGATCGAGCGAAAGAGCGGCAACATTATCAATATATCCTCCACTGCGGGAGAACGCGGATTCGCCACAGGCTCCGCTTACTGCGCGTCCAAGTTCGCGCTGATGGGCTTCACGGAAGCGCTGGCGCAGGAAGTGCGCAAATCCAATATCCGGGTCGTCGCGCTTACGCCGAGCACGGTCAACACCCCGCTCGCCGAGAATGCGGGACTGCCGATCGGGGACGAGGACCGGATGATGCAGCCGGAGGATGTTGCCGAACTCGCGCTGGCTGCGCTCAAGCTGCCGGACCGCGTGTTCGTCAAGACCGCCGGAATCTGGACGACCAATCCGCAATAG
- a CDS encoding aspartyl-phosphate phosphatase Spo0E family protein, producing the protein MLQNSIYRNEYIHESRDEELLVTIESLRGELLEIARERSLSDRAVVELSERLDRYILLAQHKMMENLRSRQGGGIYDGEAPPSRRRMN; encoded by the coding sequence GTGCTTCAGAATTCTATTTATCGTAATGAATATATCCATGAATCCCGGGATGAGGAATTGCTGGTGACCATTGAGAGTCTTCGCGGAGAGCTGCTTGAGATTGCTCGCGAACGGAGTCTCAGCGACCGTGCAGTTGTAGAATTAAGTGAGCGCCTGGACCGCTATATTCTGCTTGCCCAACACAAAATGATGGAGAATTTGCGCAGCCGCCAGGGCGGCGGGATTTATGATGGCGAGGCCCCTCCTTCCCGAAGAAGAATGAACTAA
- the cidR gene encoding cidABC operon transcriptional activator CidR — MDIRQLQYFVEAARLGSFSKAAKALYITQPTVSKMIRQIEEELGADLFYREGKSVKLTDAGEILLAKAQNIVESFHSLSSELDSLRKLKKGHVRIGLPPMVGANFFPAVIGQFHRKYPKVTIRLYEDGAKKVENDVENGILDIGMAVLPVDETKFHVFTFAEERLELLVPAGHRLEGRKSVSLAELKEEEFVLFQEDFALHDRVIDACVKAGFQPRVVYESSQWDLIAQMVAAGLGIGLLPQTICRDMDRSRISILAMTDPVIPWQLGMIWRKDRYLSFAAREWIGFAQGLLKDKGDPGKKKVDSST, encoded by the coding sequence TTGGCAGCTTCTCCAAAGCGGCCAAAGCGCTGTATATCACTCAGCCTACCGTCAGCAAAATGATCCGGCAGATCGAAGAGGAACTCGGGGCCGATCTGTTCTACCGGGAAGGAAAAAGCGTCAAGCTGACTGATGCCGGCGAGATTTTGCTGGCCAAGGCCCAGAATATCGTCGAGTCCTTTCACAGTCTGTCCTCCGAGCTGGACAGCCTGCGTAAGCTGAAGAAGGGGCATGTCCGGATCGGCCTGCCGCCTATGGTGGGCGCGAACTTCTTCCCTGCGGTCATCGGCCAGTTCCACAGGAAGTACCCGAAGGTGACGATCCGTCTGTATGAGGATGGCGCGAAGAAGGTGGAGAACGACGTGGAGAACGGGATTCTGGACATCGGCATGGCCGTGCTTCCCGTGGATGAGACGAAGTTCCATGTCTTCACATTCGCCGAGGAGCGGCTGGAGCTGCTGGTCCCGGCCGGCCACCGGCTGGAGGGGAGAAAGTCGGTGAGCCTGGCGGAGCTGAAGGAGGAGGAGTTCGTCCTGTTCCAGGAGGATTTCGCACTTCATGACCGGGTGATCGATGCATGCGTGAAGGCAGGCTTTCAGCCGCGGGTTGTATATGAAAGCTCGCAGTGGGATTTGATCGCCCAGATGGTAGCGGCGGGACTCGGTATCGGCCTGCTGCCGCAGACGATCTGCCGGGATATGGACCGTTCCCGCATCTCGATCCTGGCCATGACTGACCCGGTCATTCCCTGGCAGCTCGGCATGATTTGGCGGAAGGACCGGTATTTATCGTTCGCCGCCCGTGAGTGGATCGGCTTCGCCCAGGGTCTTCTCAAGGACAAAGGAGATCCGGGGAAGAAAAAAGTTGATTCATCGACATAA
- a CDS encoding antibiotic biosynthesis monooxygenase, with translation MLVVTNTIKVKEGAGAALAGRFTGNGGVQTMPGFVRLEVWHGAPKDGAEELKICTVWENEEAFKGWTSSEAFRQSHRGAGKNDDILGASLDKYELLARVSPGE, from the coding sequence ATGCTGGTAGTCACGAACACGATCAAAGTGAAGGAAGGCGCCGGAGCAGCGCTGGCCGGGCGCTTCACGGGAAACGGCGGGGTACAGACAATGCCCGGCTTCGTCCGCCTGGAAGTATGGCACGGCGCTCCAAAGGATGGAGCGGAGGAATTGAAAATCTGCACTGTCTGGGAAAATGAAGAGGCGTTCAAGGGCTGGACATCGAGCGAGGCGTTCCGCCAGTCCCATCGCGGTGCCGGGAAGAACGATGACATCCTCGGAGCTTCGTTGGATAAATATGAGCTACTCGCCCGCGTCTCTCCGGGCGAGTAA